A region of Arabidopsis thaliana chromosome 5, partial sequence DNA encodes the following proteins:
- a CDS encoding AT hook motif-containing protein (AT hook motif-containing protein; FUNCTIONS IN: DNA binding; INVOLVED IN: biological_process unknown; LOCATED IN: cellular_component unknown; EXPRESSED IN: 23 plant structures; EXPRESSED DURING: 13 growth stages; CONTAINS InterPro DOMAIN/s: AT hook, DNA-binding motif (InterPro:IPR017956); BEST Arabidopsis thaliana protein match is: DNA binding (TAIR:AT4G21895.1); Has 42 Blast hits to 42 proteins in 8 species: Archae - 0; Bacteria - 0; Metazoa - 0; Fungi - 0; Plants - 42; Viruses - 0; Other Eukaryotes - 0 (source: NCBI BLink).), producing the protein MEKESHEENNHTISGDLTAKRKRGRPRKQLKLESNEHSLGHSPSFSRSQQQSRQRNDDEAMVGQPISGVIEATFEAGFLLSVKVGNSDSMLRGVVFKPGHCDPVSVDNDVAPDVPMIRRNSDVMHHDGSAKRGRKSRFREKRGSGVRSRALVPVPIQPAHPTIPNNLIVPVVLQPAHLENGGERVPIDHSPMQTETGSQASGASNGKPFETLLTQVMNKGQVQHTTQSVEPESDEQALSIEPLQAIHPIHPVHMLKPMPSYGRGKMTELLQENVRETHFSQGH; encoded by the exons ATGGAGAAGGAAAGCCATGAGGAGAACAACCACACTATCTCAGGTGATTTAACGGCAAAACGGAAACGAGGTCGTCCGAGGAAACAATTGAAGCTGGAATCGAATGAGCACTCTCTTGGTCATTCTCCAAGTTTTAGCAGGAGTCAGCAGCAGTCTCGCCAGAGGAATGACGATGAAGCTATGGTTGGACAGCCGATTAGTGGTGTGATTGAGGCGACATTTGAAGCCGGGTTCTTGCTTTCTGTTAAGGTTGGGAATTCAGATAGCATGCTTAGAGGTGTGGTCTTCAAGCCTGGTCACTGTGATCCTGTATCTGTTGATAACGATGTTGCTCCTGATGTTCCAATGATAAGAAGAAACAGTGATGTGATGCATCATGATGGCTCAGCTAAAAGAGGTCGGAAATCTAGATTCCGGGAGAAGCGTGGTAGTGGTGTTAGAAGCAGAGCATTGGTTCCTGTCCCGATTCAGCCGGCTCATCCAACAATACCAAATAATCTTATTGTTCCCGTTGTGCTTCAGCCTGCCCATCTAGAGAATGGTGGTGAGCGGGTCCCGATCGACCACAGTCCCATGCAGACCGAGACAGGGTCTCAAGCGAGTGGAGCGAGTAACGGCAAGCCTTTTGAGACGCTTCTCACACAGGTGATGAATAAAGGTCAAGTCCAGCACACAACACAGTCCGTTGAACCCGAGTCAGATGAGCAAGCTCTGTCCATTGAGCCATTGCAGGCGATACACCCAATCCATCCAGTACATATGCTGAAACCCATGCCGAGTTACGGACGAGGCAAGATGACAGAACTCCTTCAG GAGAATGTGAGAGAGACCCATTTTTCTCAAGGCCATTGA
- a CDS encoding AT hook motif-containing protein (AT hook motif-containing protein; FUNCTIONS IN: DNA binding; INVOLVED IN: biological_process unknown; LOCATED IN: cellular_component unknown; EXPRESSED IN: 23 plant structures; EXPRESSED DURING: 13 growth stages; CONTAINS InterPro DOMAIN/s: AT hook, DNA-binding motif (InterPro:IPR017956); BEST Arabidopsis thaliana protein match is: DNA binding (TAIR:AT4G21895.1); Has 30201 Blast hits to 17322 proteins in 780 species: Archae - 12; Bacteria - 1396; Metazoa - 17338; Fungi - 3422; Plants - 5037; Viruses - 0; Other Eukaryotes - 2996 (source: NCBI BLink).), which produces MEKESHEENNHTISGDLTAKRKRGRPRKQLKLESNEHSLGHSPSFSRSQQQSRQRNDDEAMVGQPISGVIEATFEAGFLLSVKVGNSDSMLRGVVFKPGHCDPVSVDNDVAPDVPMIRRNSDVMHHDGSAKRGRKSRFREKRGSGVRSRALVPVPIQPAHPTIPNNLIVPVVLQPAHLENGGERVPIDHSPMQTETGSQASGASNGKPFETLLTQVMNKGQVQHTTQSVEPESDEQALSIEPLQAIHPIHPVHMLKPMPSYGRGKMTELLQAVQENVRETHFSQGH; this is translated from the exons ATGGAGAAGGAAAGCCATGAGGAGAACAACCACACTATCTCAGGTGATTTAACGGCAAAACGGAAACGAGGTCGTCCGAGGAAACAATTGAAGCTGGAATCGAATGAGCACTCTCTTGGTCATTCTCCAAGTTTTAGCAGGAGTCAGCAGCAGTCTCGCCAGAGGAATGACGATGAAGCTATGGTTGGACAGCCGATTAGTGGTGTGATTGAGGCGACATTTGAAGCCGGGTTCTTGCTTTCTGTTAAGGTTGGGAATTCAGATAGCATGCTTAGAGGTGTGGTCTTCAAGCCTGGTCACTGTGATCCTGTATCTGTTGATAACGATGTTGCTCCTGATGTTCCAATGATAAGAAGAAACAGTGATGTGATGCATCATGATGGCTCAGCTAAAAGAGGTCGGAAATCTAGATTCCGGGAGAAGCGTGGTAGTGGTGTTAGAAGCAGAGCATTGGTTCCTGTCCCGATTCAGCCGGCTCATCCAACAATACCAAATAATCTTATTGTTCCCGTTGTGCTTCAGCCTGCCCATCTAGAGAATGGTGGTGAGCGGGTCCCGATCGACCACAGTCCCATGCAGACCGAGACAGGGTCTCAAGCGAGTGGAGCGAGTAACGGCAAGCCTTTTGAGACGCTTCTCACACAGGTGATGAATAAAGGTCAAGTCCAGCACACAACACAGTCCGTTGAACCCGAGTCAGATGAGCAAGCTCTGTCCATTGAGCCATTGCAGGCGATACACCCAATCCATCCAGTACATATGCTGAAACCCATGCCGAGTTACGGACGAGGCAAGATGACAGAACTCCTTCAG GCTGTGCAGGAGAATGTGAGAGAGACCCATTTTTCTCAAGGCCATTGA
- a CDS encoding Translation initiation factor SUI1 family protein (Translation initiation factor SUI1 family protein; FUNCTIONS IN: translation initiation factor activity; INVOLVED IN: translational initiation, translation; LOCATED IN: cellular_component unknown; EXPRESSED IN: 24 plant structures; EXPRESSED DURING: 15 growth stages; CONTAINS InterPro DOMAIN/s: Translation initiation factor SUI1 (InterPro:IPR001950), Eukaryotic translation initiation factor SUI1 (InterPro:IPR005874); BEST Arabidopsis thaliana protein match is: Translation initiation factor SUI1 family protein (TAIR:AT4G27130.1); Has 30201 Blast hits to 17322 proteins in 780 species: Archae - 12; Bacteria - 1396; Metazoa - 17338; Fungi - 3422; Plants - 5037; Viruses - 0; Other Eukaryotes - 2996 (source: NCBI BLink).), which yields MVELDIQIPSAYDPFAEAKDSDAPGAKENIHIRIQQRNGKKSLTTVQGLKKEYSYERILKDLKKDFCCNGNVVQDKELGKIIQLQGDQRKKVSQFLVQTGIAKKDQIKIHGF from the coding sequence ATGGTTGAGCTAGACATTCAGATTCCATCAGCATACGATCCATTTGCAGAAGCTAAAGATTCAGATGCACCAGGAGCTAAAGAGAACATTCACATTCGAATCCAGCAGAGGAATGGGAAAAAGAGCTTGACGACTGTTCAAGGGCTTAAGAAAGAGTACAGCTACGAGAGGATTCTCAAGGatttgaagaaagatttcTGCTGCAACGGTAACGTTGTGCAGGACAAAGAACTAGGCAAGATCATCCAGCTTCAAGGTGATCAAAGGAAGAAAGTGTCTCAGTTCTTGGTCCAAACTGGGATTGCTAAGAAGGATCAGATCAAGATCCACGGTTTCTAA
- a CDS encoding Aconitase family protein (Aconitase family protein; FUNCTIONS IN: molecular_function unknown; INVOLVED IN: metabolic process; LOCATED IN: cellular_component unknown; EXPRESSED IN: male gametophyte, leaf, stamen; EXPRESSED DURING: 4 anthesis, LP.02 two leaves visible; CONTAINS InterPro DOMAIN/s: Aconitase/Iron regulatory protein 2/2-methylisocitrate dehydratase (InterPro:IPR015934), Aconitase-like core (InterPro:IPR015937); BEST Arabidopsis thaliana protein match is: aconitase 2 (TAIR:AT4G26970.1); Has 1807 Blast hits to 1807 proteins in 277 species: Archae - 0; Bacteria - 0; Metazoa - 736; Fungi - 347; Plants - 385; Viruses - 0; Other Eukaryotes - 339 (source: NCBI BLink).): protein MAFKSGEDAETLGLTGHELYTIHLPSNINEIKPGQDITVTTDTAKSFVCTLRLDTEIWVLCFIKKQVNSVSDNV from the exons ATGGCCTTCAAGTCCGGTGAAGATGCAGAAACCCTTGGACTAACTGGCCATGAACTCTACACAATCCACCTTCCTAGTAATATCAATGAGATAAAACCAGGCCAGGACATAACTGTGACTACTGACACTGCTAAATCTTTTGTCTGCACTTTGCGGTTAGACACAGAG ATTTGGGTTCTTTGCTTCATCAAAAAGCAAGTAAATTCGGTGAGTGACAATGTGTAA
- the PDC2 gene encoding pyruvate decarboxylase-2 (pyruvate decarboxylase-2 (PDC2); FUNCTIONS IN: pyruvate decarboxylase activity, magnesium ion binding, carboxy-lyase activity, thiamin pyrophosphate binding, catalytic activity; INVOLVED IN: response to hypoxia; LOCATED IN: cellular_component unknown; EXPRESSED IN: 24 plant structures; EXPRESSED DURING: 13 growth stages; CONTAINS InterPro DOMAIN/s: Thiamine pyrophosphate enzyme, central domain (InterPro:IPR012000), Pyruvate decarboxylase/indolepyruvate decarboxylase (InterPro:IPR012110), Thiamine pyrophosphate enzyme, N-terminal TPP-binding domain (InterPro:IPR012001), Thiamine pyrophosphate enzyme, C-terminal TPP-binding (InterPro:IPR011766); BEST Arabidopsis thaliana protein match is: Thiamine pyrophosphate dependent pyruvate decarboxylase family protein (TAIR:AT4G33070.1); Has 1807 Blast hits to 1807 proteins in 277 species: Archae - 0; Bacteria - 0; Metazoa - 736; Fungi - 347; Plants - 385; Viruses - 0; Other Eukaryotes - 339 (source: NCBI BLink).) has translation MDTKIGSIDACNPTNHDIGGPPNGGVSTVQNTSPLHSTTVSPCDATLGRYLARRLVEIGVTDVFSVPGDFNLTLLDHLIAEPNLKLIGCCNELNAGYAADGYARSRGVGACVVTFTVGGLSVLNAIAGAYSENLPLICIVGGPNSNDYGTNRILHHTIGLPDFTQELRCFQAVTCFQAVINNLEEAHELIDTAISTALKESKPVYISISCNLPAIPLPTFSRHPVPFMLPMKVSNQIGLDAAVEAAAEFLNKAVKPVLVGGPKMRVAKAADAFVELADASGYGLAVMPSAKGQVPEHHKHFIGTYWGAVSTAFCAEIVESADAYLFAGPIFNDYSSVGYSLLLKKEKAIIVQPDRVTIGNGPAFGCVLMKDFLSELAKRIKHNNTSYENYHRIYVPEGKPLRDNPNESLRVNVLFQHIQNMLSSESAVLAETGDSWFNCQKLKLPEGCGYEFQMQYGSIGWSVGATLGYAQAMPNRRVIACIGDGSFQVTAQDVSTMIRCGQKTIIFLINNGGYTIEVEIHDGPYNVIKNWNYTAFVEAIHNGEGKCWTAKVRCEEELVKAINTATNEEKESFCFIEVIVHKDDTSKELLEWGSRVSAANSRPPNPQ, from the coding sequence ATGGACACTAAGATCGGATCTATCGACGCGTGTAACCCGACCAACCACGATATCGGCGGTCCTCCAAACGGCGGAGTCTCCACCGTTCAAAACACAAGTCCACTTCACTCCACCACCGTCAGCCCCTGCGACGCGACTCTTGGCCGTTACCTAGCAAGACGGTTAGTCGAAATCGGCGTCACCGATGTCTTCTCCGTTCCTGGTGATTTCAACCTGACGCTTCTCGATCACCTAATCGCCGAACCAAACCTCAAGCTGATCGGTTGCTGCAACGAGCTTAACGCCGGATACGCTGCTGACGGTTACGCTAGATCTCGCGGTGTTGGTGCGTGCGTCGTTACGTTCACCGTCGGTGGATTGAGTGTTCTGAATGCGATCGCCGGTGCTTACAGTGAGAATCTGCCTCTGATTTGCATCGTCGGTGGTCCAAACTCCAACGATTACGGTACCAATAGGATTCTTCATCATACAATTGGTTTACCTGATTTCACTCAAGAGCTTAGGTGTTTTCAAGCTGTTACTTGTTTTCAAGCTGTGATTAATAACTTAGAAGAGGCTCATGAACTTATCGATACTGCGATTTCAACTGCTTTGAAAGAAAGCAAACCTGTTTATATCAGTATCAGCTGTAATTTACCGGCGATTCCTCTTCCGACGTTTAGTCGTCATCCTGTTCCGTTCATGCTTCCGATGAAGGTTAGCAATCAGATTGGTTTAGATGCGGCGGTGGAGGCAGCTGCTGAGTTCTTGAACAAAGCTGTGAAGCCAGTTCTTGTTGGTGGGCCGAAAATGCGGGTTGCGAAAGCCGCGGATGCTTTTGTTGAGCTTGCTGATGCTTCTGGCTATGGTCTTGCTGTGATGCCTTCTGCTAAAGGACAAGTACCTGAGCATCACAAGCATTTTATAGGGACGTATTGGGGAGCTGTGAGTACAGCTTTTTGTGCTGAAATCGTTGAATCTGCGGATGCTTATCTGTTTGCAGGTCCGATTTTCAACGATTACAGTTCTGTTGGGTATTCTCTGCTTCtcaagaaggagaaggcaATCATCGTTCAGCCTGATCGGGTTACTATCGGTAACGGACCTGCGTTTGGATGTGTTCTTATGAAGGATTTTCTAAGCGAGTTGGCTAAACGAATTAAGCACAACAACACTTCTTATGAGAATTATCACAGGATCTATGTCCCAGAAGGAAAGCCTTTGAGAGATAACCCGAATGAGTCTTTGAGGGTTAATGTACTGTTCCAACACATTCAGAATATGCTCTCTTCTGAGTCTGCTGTGCTTGCTGAGACAGGAGATTCCTGGTTCAACTGTCAGAAGCTGAAGCTCCCTGAAGGATGCGGTTACGAATTCCAAATGCAGTACGGATCAATTGGCTGGTCAGTGGGTGCTACTCTAGGCTATGCTCAAGCCATGCCAAACAGGCGTGTCATTGCTTGTATTGGAGATGGTAGTTTCCAGGTAACCGCACAGGATGTATCTACGATGATACGGTGTGGGCAAAAGACCATAATCTTCCTCATCAACAACGGAGGCTACACCATTGAGGTGGAAATTCACGATGGTCCTTACAATGTCATAAAGAACTGGAACTACACAGCTTTTGTTGAGGCCATACACAATGGAGAAGGAAAATGCTGGACTGCCAAGGTGAGATGCGAGGAGGAGTTAGTGAAAGCAATCAACACGGCAACCAATGAGGAAAAAGAGAGCTTTTGTTTCATTGAAGTGATAGTGCACAAAGACGATACAAGCAAGGAACTTTTGGAGTGGGGCTCTAGAGTCTCTGCTGCTAATAGTCGTCCCCCAAATCCGCAGTAG
- a CDS encoding uncharacterized protein (unknown protein; BEST Arabidopsis thaliana protein match is: unknown protein (TAIR:AT4G26960.1); Has 1807 Blast hits to 1807 proteins in 277 species: Archae - 0; Bacteria - 0; Metazoa - 736; Fungi - 347; Plants - 385; Viruses - 0; Other Eukaryotes - 339 (source: NCBI BLink).): MKDISKSPARRSDGFHRYLKPGALAQIRNSRINARSTTSLVSRSSLSQLVDPISPSENSVDEAAAASRNLTIDQVPHLLRKIYGPYSYQRKKLAAARSVSSMMMMNINPPINSVLVEPSSDVIAH; encoded by the coding sequence ATGAAGGATATCTCTAAATCTCCGGCGAGAAGAAGCGACGGATTCCACCGCTACTTAAAACCAGGAGCGCTTGCTCAGATCCGAAACTCGAGAATCAACGCTAGATCTACTACATCTCTCGTATCTCGCTCCTCCCTCTCGCAGCTAGTAGATCCGATTTCACCATCTGAGAACTCGGTTGATGAAGCAGCAGCGGCTTCGCGGAATCTGACGATAGATCAGGTACCACATCTTCTAAGAAAGATCTATGGTCCTTACAGTTATCAGAGGAAGAAATTAGCCGCTGCTAGATCTGTCTcgtcgatgatgatgatgaatatcAATCCTCCTATAAACTCAGTTCTTGTTGAACCCAGTAGTGATGTTATTGCTCATTGA